In Anaerolineales bacterium, the following proteins share a genomic window:
- a CDS encoding ABC transporter ATP-binding protein yields the protein MSYLSLTNITKQFGDTVVVDNFNLEIEKGEFVSFLGPSGCGKTTTLRMIAGFETPTSGSISLDGEDITNNPPNQRNVGMIFQSYALFPNMTVAQNIGFGLTVRKLEKQLIQERVDEMIGLIHLKEHAHKFPYQLSGGQQQRVSLARALAIRPDVLLLDEPLSALDAKIRVSLRAEIRAIQKRLGITAIFVTHDQEEALSISDRIVVMNVGEMEQVGTPFEIYNFPKTQFVANFVGSLNNADAEVVDPANGILAMDGVHFKTADEGMKNRRKGDKVKISVRPERFSFAVEPLKENVVESTIENITFLGSVVRIQISIGGTKFNMDTFNNPFLELPAIGAKEKVMCSKEAVLVL from the coding sequence ATGTCGTATTTATCCCTTACCAATATAACGAAACAATTTGGCGATACGGTTGTGGTGGACAACTTCAACCTCGAAATAGAAAAGGGAGAGTTTGTTTCTTTCCTGGGTCCGTCTGGGTGCGGTAAAACCACCACGTTAAGGATGATCGCAGGGTTTGAAACGCCCACCTCCGGCAGTATTTCACTGGATGGAGAGGATATTACTAACAACCCGCCGAATCAGCGTAATGTGGGAATGATCTTTCAGTCTTATGCTTTATTTCCTAACATGACGGTTGCTCAAAATATCGGCTTTGGTCTCACCGTGCGGAAGTTGGAAAAACAGCTTATTCAGGAACGTGTTGACGAAATGATTGGCTTGATCCATCTCAAAGAACACGCTCACAAATTTCCGTACCAGCTCTCTGGCGGACAGCAACAACGCGTCTCACTGGCGCGTGCGCTTGCCATACGTCCGGATGTTTTGTTGCTCGACGAACCTCTCTCGGCGTTGGACGCGAAGATCCGCGTCTCATTACGCGCTGAAATACGCGCCATTCAAAAACGTCTTGGCATCACAGCTATCTTCGTTACGCACGATCAGGAAGAGGCGCTTTCCATCTCGGACCGCATCGTTGTGATGAACGTTGGCGAGATGGAGCAAGTCGGTACGCCGTTTGAGATCTACAACTTCCCCAAGACTCAATTCGTGGCGAACTTTGTCGGTTCGTTGAACAACGCCGACGCCGAAGTGGTCGACCCTGCGAACGGAATTCTTGCCATGGACGGCGTTCACTTCAAGACCGCCGACGAGGGGATGAAGAATCGAAGGAAAGGCGACAAGGTAAAAATATCCGTTCGACCCGAGCGTTTCAGTTTCGCCGTCGAACCGCTGAAAGAAAACGTCGTCGAATCCACAATCGAGAATATCACCTTCCTCGGCTCCGTTGTCCGCATCCAGATTTCCATCGGCGGCACGAAATTCAACATGGATACGTTCAACAATCCGTTTCTCGAACTTCCCGCCATCGGCGCAAAAGAAAAAGTGATGTGTTCGAAAGAAGCGGTGCTGGTGCTGTAA
- a CDS encoding ABC transporter permease subunit has protein sequence MSFLARLRKFPFWAWLWFIIGGLYFILPLLATVEFSLSWDPEAPFKAYQRAFEDNRFWSSFIASNVFAVITIIASIILVVPTAYWIRLRLPQARRIVEFITLMPFVVPAIILVFGMIRVYSTPFTIPFTDVVFMRPFTQSRLGTDILIVAGYMVLSMPYMYRSVDTGMRTVDILTLTEAAQSLGANWFAIITRIILPNIRSALLSGALLTFAIVVGEVILASYLGVTAFGPYLFLLGQHRAYEPAALSFVSFLLTWLAMGLIQLFTGGQGQAAGAH, from the coding sequence ATGAGTTTCTTGGCTCGCCTGAGAAAATTCCCATTTTGGGCTTGGCTGTGGTTTATTATCGGCGGCTTATATTTTATATTGCCCCTGCTCGCCACAGTTGAATTTTCGTTGAGTTGGGATCCGGAAGCTCCATTTAAAGCCTATCAACGTGCGTTTGAAGATAATCGCTTCTGGAGCAGTTTCATTGCTTCCAACGTGTTTGCGGTCATTACAATTATAGCCAGTATTATTCTGGTGGTCCCCACCGCGTATTGGATCCGGTTACGTTTGCCGCAAGCGCGCCGCATTGTCGAGTTTATCACTTTGATGCCGTTCGTTGTGCCGGCGATTATTTTGGTATTCGGCATGATACGTGTGTATAGCACGCCGTTCACCATCCCGTTCACGGACGTTGTTTTCATGCGCCCGTTCACGCAATCCAGGCTGGGTACGGATATTCTTATCGTTGCTGGTTACATGGTGCTGTCCATGCCGTATATGTATCGCTCGGTGGATACGGGTATGCGGACCGTGGATATCCTCACCTTGACTGAAGCGGCTCAGAGTCTCGGGGCGAATTGGTTCGCAATCATTACGCGGATCATCCTCCCGAACATTCGCTCGGCGTTGTTGAGCGGCGCTTTGCTCACGTTCGCCATTGTGGTGGGGGAGGTGATCCTGGCTTCCTACCTTGGGGTTACGGCGTTCGGTCCTTATTTGTTCCTGCTGGGTCAGCATCGTGCATACGAACCCGCCGCGCTTTCGTTTGTCAGCTTCCTGTTGACGTGGCTGGCGATGGGGCTGATCCAATTATTCACCGGTGGGCAGGGACAAGCCGCAGGCGCGCATTGA
- a CDS encoding APC family permease, with the protein MATTAKPEVFTRKASGLVRVMSPYSAFVYNILTMGLIFPWTYLWAPGALPGGKVVWGILLAMLIEIPIAYVYVWLSTALPRSGGDYVFQSRVFGGGVAFTVVFSGFVIWILQWVALSGWLVSYLGFAPLFLGLGATTGNAALSGLGVWFTTATGIVVVSILNAAASMWLLVSGFKNYVRFQHVMWWGTLLAFATIFVVLFTTPASEFVSRLNAFAVASGGVQNFYQTAVDAVTAAGIDLNPPFNLMATLLVAPIAWTSLQWATYSSQQNGEIKDARSFKSQVFIMVGSLVATGLLLALLAVGIERVAGPEFSYVAGAGYWSLIAEANINGFNLWPPIVAVALTGSPLVVLIIGLGYLLNGFQIVCNCYIGMTRVLVAMSLDRLLPEWFSKVDEKRHTPVNAHLAYFLASVPVILAYNLVPGWVGLTLGVTFGCGYVFVITCISGALLPYRAKELYESSPGAQYKLGNMPMITVLGVLGGILGIMMVLAFLFAPQLGVLGNWNFENFPSGLWAQIIAFALPIISAIIYFVMKSNQKSKGINVDYAFKEIPPE; encoded by the coding sequence ATGGCTACAACAGCAAAACCCGAGGTCTTCACTCGCAAAGCGTCGGGGCTTGTGCGTGTGATGTCTCCGTACTCCGCCTTCGTCTATAACATTTTGACGATGGGCTTGATCTTCCCGTGGACGTATCTATGGGCGCCAGGGGCGTTGCCCGGCGGCAAAGTGGTGTGGGGAATTTTGCTTGCAATGTTGATCGAAATTCCGATCGCGTACGTGTATGTTTGGCTGTCCACAGCGCTGCCGCGCTCCGGCGGCGATTACGTGTTCCAGTCGCGCGTGTTCGGCGGCGGGGTCGCGTTCACGGTGGTCTTCTCCGGCTTCGTGATCTGGATTCTCCAGTGGGTGGCGCTTTCGGGATGGCTGGTTTCCTATCTCGGATTCGCTCCGCTCTTTCTCGGGCTGGGGGCGACAACGGGAAATGCGGCTCTTTCCGGATTGGGGGTCTGGTTCACCACCGCGACCGGAATCGTCGTGGTGAGCATCCTCAACGCCGCCGCTTCGATGTGGCTGCTCGTGAGCGGATTCAAAAATTACGTCCGCTTCCAACATGTGATGTGGTGGGGCACATTGCTCGCCTTCGCGACCATCTTCGTGGTGCTGTTCACAACGCCGGCGTCTGAATTCGTTTCGCGCTTGAACGCGTTCGCAGTCGCTTCCGGTGGTGTGCAGAATTTCTACCAAACGGCGGTGGACGCGGTGACTGCGGCGGGCATTGACCTCAATCCGCCGTTCAACCTGATGGCAACTCTGCTCGTGGCTCCCATCGCGTGGACTTCGCTTCAGTGGGCGACTTACTCCTCCCAGCAAAACGGTGAAATCAAGGACGCGCGCAGTTTCAAATCGCAGGTCTTCATCATGGTCGGCTCGCTCGTTGCCACCGGATTATTGCTGGCGTTGCTTGCGGTCGGCATCGAACGCGTGGCGGGACCGGAATTTTCCTACGTCGCTGGCGCGGGCTATTGGTCGTTGATCGCTGAAGCGAACATCAACGGCTTTAACTTGTGGCCCCCGATCGTCGCGGTCGCGTTGACGGGCAGTCCGCTGGTGGTGTTGATCATCGGCTTGGGTTACTTGCTCAATGGCTTCCAGATCGTGTGTAACTGCTACATCGGCATGACGCGTGTGTTGGTTGCCATGTCGCTCGACCGCTTGCTTCCCGAATGGTTCAGCAAAGTGGACGAAAAGCGGCACACGCCGGTCAACGCGCATTTGGCGTATTTCCTCGCGAGCGTTCCGGTCATCCTTGCTTACAATCTGGTGCCGGGCTGGGTTGGTCTGACGCTGGGCGTCACGTTCGGTTGTGGGTATGTGTTTGTCATCACCTGCATCTCCGGCGCGCTCCTGCCGTATCGCGCGAAGGAATTGTACGAATCGTCGCCCGGCGCGCAGTACAAACTGGGTAACATGCCGATGATCACTGTGCTTGGCGTTCTCGGTGGCATTCTCGGCATCATGATGGTTCTGGCGTTCCTGTTCGCTCCGCAACTGGGCGTGTTAGGCAATTGGAACTTCGAGAATTTCCCCTCCGGCTTGTGGGCGCAGATCATCGCCTTTGCGCTGCCCATCATTTCGGCGATCATCTATTTTGTGATGAAGAGCAATCAGAAATCCAAAGGCATTAACGTGGATTACGCCTTCAAGGAAATCCCGCCCGAGTAA
- a CDS encoding ABC transporter substrate-binding protein, protein MRTKMFSRNLLVLLVIVATALSACGGGGGGAPSGFDWSTAKSAADGGGMDALIAAAKAEGSLTTIALPHDWCNYGEAIDTFKAKYGLQVNELNPDGGSADEIEAIKANKDNKGPQAPDVIDVGFAFGDSSKAEGLTAPYKVATWDSIPADAKDADGYWYGDYYGVLAFLVNTDVQPDVPQDWADLLDPKYNGQIALSGDPRTSAQAIQSVFAAGLANGGSLDNAQPGLDFFAQLNAAGNLVPLIANSGLVASGEIPVRITWDYNALSAIDTFEGNPNATVVIPASGRYAGVYVQAISAYSPQPAAARLWQEFLYSDEGQLIWMKGYCHPIREQDLRARGLVPQELSDKLPDVSGAVFPSLSQLTAANELITKNWDSAVGADVKAAP, encoded by the coding sequence ATGCGTACGAAAATGTTTTCCCGTAATCTGTTGGTTTTGCTCGTGATCGTGGCGACCGCGCTTTCCGCTTGTGGCGGCGGAGGCGGAGGCGCTCCCAGCGGTTTTGATTGGAGCACCGCCAAATCTGCCGCGGATGGCGGCGGTATGGATGCCTTAATTGCCGCAGCAAAGGCGGAGGGCAGTCTCACGACCATTGCCTTGCCGCATGACTGGTGTAATTACGGCGAAGCGATTGACACGTTCAAAGCCAAGTATGGTCTTCAAGTCAACGAATTGAACCCCGATGGCGGTTCTGCCGATGAGATCGAAGCCATTAAAGCTAATAAAGATAACAAGGGTCCACAGGCTCCAGATGTTATTGACGTAGGTTTTGCGTTCGGCGATTCCTCCAAAGCCGAAGGTTTGACTGCGCCCTATAAGGTAGCCACTTGGGATAGCATTCCCGCCGATGCCAAGGACGCTGACGGCTACTGGTACGGCGACTATTACGGGGTGTTGGCTTTTCTCGTGAACACCGACGTTCAACCGGATGTTCCTCAGGATTGGGCTGACCTGCTCGACCCGAAATATAACGGTCAAATTGCTCTCTCTGGCGACCCGCGTACCTCTGCTCAAGCGATTCAATCTGTGTTTGCCGCCGGGCTTGCGAATGGCGGTTCATTGGATAATGCTCAGCCTGGATTGGATTTCTTTGCTCAGTTGAACGCGGCTGGCAATCTGGTCCCCTTAATTGCTAATAGCGGCTTGGTTGCTTCGGGAGAAATCCCTGTCCGCATCACGTGGGACTATAACGCGCTTTCGGCAATTGACACCTTTGAGGGCAACCCGAACGCGACCGTTGTGATCCCTGCCAGTGGACGTTATGCTGGTGTGTATGTTCAAGCCATCAGCGCCTATTCTCCACAGCCCGCCGCGGCTCGCTTGTGGCAGGAATTCTTGTACTCTGATGAAGGACAGCTCATTTGGATGAAGGGCTATTGTCACCCGATCCGCGAGCAGGATCTGCGCGCCCGCGGTTTGGTTCCTCAGGAACTGTCGGATAAGTTGCCCGATGTATCCGGCGCTGTATTCCCGTCGCTCAGCCAGCTCACTGCCGCCAATGAATTGATCACCAAGAATTGGGACTCTGCCGTCGGCGCCGATGTTAAGGCCGCTCCGTAG
- a CDS encoding ABC transporter permease subunit: MKTGSEDMKAMAQTALPSKKITAPTNWKTWLGVVPFFLFALLFLFLPSLRLVTASLFTSDGSFTLDNIRQLFTEPLIVNSYKLSIQISAITALGGGLLGFFLAYAVTVGGLPKSLRPILMTFSGVASNFAGVPLAFAFVATLGRQGFITHILKDYLNIDLYTAGFNLYSFAGLSLVYMYFQFPLMVLIMAPALDGLKREWREAAENLGATSAQYWLRVAFPVLLPSILGAMILLFGNAFGAYATAYALTGGRIGIVTIQIGAQIRGDVLYNPGLGYAMAVGMVAIMGISLAGYSWLQSKTERWLR; encoded by the coding sequence ATGAAGACCGGTTCAGAGGATATGAAGGCTATGGCGCAAACAGCTCTCCCCTCCAAGAAGATTACCGCTCCGACCAATTGGAAAACATGGCTTGGCGTTGTTCCATTTTTTCTATTTGCACTTCTTTTTCTTTTCCTACCATCGTTACGTTTAGTTACTGCCAGTCTTTTTACTTCGGATGGTTCTTTTACGCTTGATAATATCCGTCAATTGTTCACTGAACCGCTCATTGTCAATTCTTACAAATTAAGCATACAGATCAGCGCAATTACCGCTTTAGGGGGTGGCCTCCTTGGGTTTTTTCTCGCCTATGCCGTTACCGTTGGCGGCTTGCCGAAATCGCTTCGACCTATTTTGATGACCTTCTCCGGCGTTGCTTCTAATTTTGCTGGCGTCCCTTTAGCTTTTGCATTTGTTGCCACCTTGGGGCGTCAGGGTTTTATCACTCATATATTAAAAGATTATCTCAACATTGATTTATATACCGCTGGTTTTAACTTATATAGTTTTGCCGGGTTAAGCCTCGTGTATATGTACTTTCAATTTCCTTTGATGGTATTAATCATGGCGCCCGCGTTGGACGGGCTAAAGCGCGAATGGCGTGAGGCGGCGGAAAACCTTGGGGCGACCTCCGCGCAATATTGGTTGCGCGTGGCGTTCCCGGTACTGTTGCCATCCATTTTGGGAGCGATGATTCTCTTGTTCGGGAACGCGTTCGGTGCGTACGCCACCGCCTATGCGTTGACCGGCGGAAGGATTGGCATCGTCACGATTCAGATCGGCGCGCAAATCCGCGGCGACGTTTTATACAACCCCGGGCTTGGGTATGCCATGGCGGTCGGGATGGTCGCCATCATGGGGATTTCACTTGCAGGCTATTCATGGCTACAGTCAAAAACAGAAAGGTGGCTGAGATGA